From the genome of Geobacter sp. SVR, one region includes:
- a CDS encoding ABC transporter permease, which translates to MAFAAENDLNIPTVLIQPRRGLFQLDLRAVWKYRELLYFLVWRDVLVRYKQTVIGAAWAILQPLITMALFTAIFSNMAKVPSDGKPYPVFAFAALLPWNYFSQALQRSGGSLVGSSNLITKIYFPRLLIPLAASVAPVVDLFFSFILLLVLMLWYGITPTWALLTLPLFVTLSLLSALAVGLWLTTLNVKYRDVGHIIPFLIQVWMYASPVAYPVSIVPAKWRLLYSLNPMVGVIEGFRWSILGTVRPDWGVMTVSLLMVSVLLVSGLVYFKRMEQTFADII; encoded by the coding sequence ATGGCATTTGCCGCAGAGAACGACCTGAATATTCCGACGGTTCTGATCCAGCCCCGCCGAGGGCTCTTCCAGCTCGATCTCAGGGCGGTCTGGAAGTACCGCGAACTGTTGTATTTCCTCGTGTGGAGAGATGTCCTGGTCCGTTACAAACAGACGGTCATCGGAGCTGCCTGGGCCATCCTGCAGCCGCTGATCACCATGGCCCTCTTTACCGCTATTTTCAGCAATATGGCCAAGGTTCCCTCGGACGGCAAACCCTATCCGGTCTTCGCCTTTGCCGCACTGCTGCCCTGGAACTACTTCTCGCAGGCGCTCCAGCGCAGCGGGGGCAGCCTGGTCGGGAGTTCAAACCTGATTACGAAGATCTACTTCCCCCGCCTGCTGATTCCCTTGGCCGCTTCGGTGGCACCGGTGGTGGACCTGTTCTTTTCCTTCATCCTGCTGCTTGTCCTGATGCTGTGGTATGGCATCACCCCCACCTGGGCGCTGCTGACGCTGCCCCTTTTCGTAACCCTTTCGCTGCTGTCGGCCCTGGCCGTGGGGCTCTGGCTGACCACGCTCAACGTCAAGTATCGCGACGTGGGACACATTATTCCCTTTCTGATTCAGGTCTGGATGTATGCCTCTCCGGTCGCCTATCCGGTCAGCATCGTTCCGGCCAAGTGGCGCCTGCTCTACAGCCTGAACCCAATGGTCGGAGTGATCGAGGGATTCAGGTGGTCGATCCTGGGTACGGTCCGGCCGGACTGGGGGGTAATGACGGTCAGTCTGCTGATGGTGAGCGTCCTGCTGGTGAGCGGTCTGGTGTACTTCAAGCGCATGGAGCAGACCTTCGCCGACATCATCTAG
- a CDS encoding XrtA system polysaccharide deacetylase, with translation MLNALSVDVEDYFQVNAFAGRIRYEEWDLFPLRVENNTRRILDMFDECAQKATFFILGWIAERCPLLVREIHRRGHEIACHGYRHQLVYRLTAEQFRADIAAAKGILEDICGERVLGYRAPSYSITNQSLWALDVLAEEGFSYDSSIFPIRHDVYGIPGGERFPYDIAAGSGTLREFPLSTYPLGIGGWRTQLPVAGGGYLRLFPVSLVSRAIGAINSRERQPVIVYFHPWEIDPQQPRIRAGWRSSFRHYLNLGRMEFKIRHLLKRFRFAPAREVLQVSSEGRTTLKTGC, from the coding sequence ATGCTGAATGCCCTGTCCGTCGACGTCGAGGACTACTTCCAGGTGAACGCGTTTGCCGGGCGGATCAGGTACGAAGAGTGGGATCTGTTTCCACTCAGGGTGGAGAACAACACCCGGCGCATCCTGGACATGTTCGACGAATGCGCGCAGAAGGCGACCTTCTTCATTCTGGGATGGATCGCAGAGCGTTGTCCGCTCCTGGTGCGGGAGATCCACCGCCGGGGACACGAGATCGCCTGTCACGGATACCGGCATCAGCTGGTGTACCGGCTCACCGCGGAGCAGTTCCGGGCCGACATCGCCGCTGCAAAAGGCATCCTGGAGGATATCTGCGGCGAGCGGGTGCTGGGCTATCGCGCTCCGAGCTACTCCATCACCAACCAATCGCTCTGGGCGCTGGATGTCCTGGCGGAGGAAGGATTCAGCTACGATTCGAGCATCTTTCCGATCCGCCACGACGTCTACGGCATCCCGGGGGGGGAGCGGTTCCCCTACGACATTGCGGCCGGTTCCGGAACCCTGCGCGAGTTCCCCTTGTCCACCTATCCCCTGGGGATCGGGGGATGGCGGACGCAGCTGCCGGTGGCAGGAGGGGGGTATCTGAGGCTGTTTCCGGTCTCCCTGGTGAGCAGGGCGATCGGCGCCATCAACAGCCGGGAGCGGCAGCCGGTGATCGTCTATTTCCATCCCTGGGAGATCGATCCGCAGCAGCCGCGCATCCGGGCCGGATGGCGGTCCAGTTTCAGGCATTATCTCAACCTCGGGCGCATGGAATTCAAGATCCGGCACCTGTTGAAGCGCTTCCGTTTCGCACCTGCCCGCGAGGTGCTGCAGGTGAGTTCCGAGGGCCGCACCACACTAAAAACAGGCTGTTGA
- a CDS encoding TIGR03016 family PEP-CTERM system-associated outer membrane protein: MSSVSRISAILCALALAGAARAEDLTVHPSIAVGEEYTDNVFETRDNKIGDYITRIMPGLAIGAKGPVFSGDLNYQFDYHYYARNSRTNDYTHLLQAVGHLTAIDNFLFVDATSDYQRVPLDVTKDVRQESLFFDQTDRNVVTVSPFAVFHPTPRTTLKSGYSYINTHYFSSDGISKNDHSGFLSATYELTPKLSLTGDYIFIRELADVDNFNQHQVLGGFRYEYADKSFLFAQVGYSWIGYDSGQTFDNVNWKAGAIHVFDILTVEAATGVKYDEDPLRNITEETYVSGSVEKRFDRGALKLTLSFSKYVDVVTDTLDTRKYGLLIKGSRDLTSSLSATLAFTGERFEESAGNTRRLILETGLGYKLADELTATLTYIYVDYYSPNPDLDNKQINRVSLMLRKVF; the protein is encoded by the coding sequence ATGTCGAGCGTTTCTCGCATTTCGGCAATCTTATGCGCACTTGCACTGGCAGGTGCCGCCCGGGCGGAGGACCTGACCGTGCATCCTTCCATTGCCGTTGGCGAGGAGTACACTGACAACGTCTTCGAGACGCGGGATAACAAGATCGGCGACTACATCACCCGCATAATGCCCGGCCTGGCCATCGGCGCCAAGGGGCCGGTATTCAGCGGCGATCTGAATTACCAGTTCGATTACCACTATTACGCCCGGAACAGCCGTACGAACGATTATACCCACCTGCTGCAGGCTGTCGGCCATCTCACGGCAATCGACAATTTCCTGTTTGTGGATGCAACCAGCGATTATCAGCGGGTTCCGCTGGATGTAACCAAGGATGTCAGGCAGGAGAGCCTGTTTTTCGACCAGACCGACCGCAATGTCGTAACCGTCTCTCCCTTCGCGGTGTTTCATCCCACTCCGAGGACGACCCTGAAAAGCGGCTACAGTTACATCAACACCCATTATTTCAGTTCCGACGGCATCAGCAAAAACGATCATTCCGGTTTTCTGAGCGCCACCTACGAGCTGACCCCCAAACTCAGCCTCACGGGGGACTACATCTTCATCCGGGAGCTGGCCGATGTGGACAACTTCAACCAGCACCAGGTCCTGGGGGGCTTCCGCTACGAATACGCGGACAAATCCTTCCTGTTTGCACAGGTGGGCTACAGCTGGATCGGGTACGACAGCGGCCAGACTTTCGACAACGTCAACTGGAAGGCAGGCGCCATTCACGTTTTCGATATTCTGACCGTTGAGGCTGCCACCGGAGTGAAGTACGACGAGGACCCGCTGCGCAACATCACCGAGGAGACCTATGTCAGCGGCAGCGTGGAAAAGCGTTTCGACCGGGGAGCGCTCAAGCTGACCCTCTCTTTCTCGAAATATGTCGATGTCGTGACCGATACGCTGGATACCAGGAAATACGGGCTGCTGATAAAAGGCTCGCGCGATCTGACCTCCTCCCTGAGCGCTACCCTGGCCTTTACGGGCGAAAGGTTCGAGGAGAGTGCCGGCAACACCAGGCGCCTCATCCTGGAGACGGGGCTGGGCTACAAGCTGGCGGACGAATTGACCGCGACGCTGACATACATCTACGTCGATTACTACTCGCCCAACCCCGATCTGGACAACAAGCAGATCAACCGCGTGTCGCTCATGCTCAGGAAAGTCTTTTGA
- a CDS encoding XrtA/PEP-CTERM system-associated ATPase yields the protein MYEIFFNLTRKPFDLLPDPDFLYMSRSHKRALSYLDYGIRERAGFILLTGEVGSGKTTIIRNLIKKHLDNVVLSKIFNTKVDSEQLIAMINDDFGLAVQHKDKITLLRDLNTFLIEQFIKGNRPVLIIDEAQNLCTDLLEEIRMLSNLETDNAKLLQIILVGQPELRDTLASPSLIQLRQRISINCHIHPLTLSETEEYILHRMEKAGGRNSATFSEETINIIFGYSRGIPRLINIICDFILLAAFAEETSTIDVALVKDVIGDLDFNHHFWGEARPEGAGEALVPEYAAPHLSSIPEKSDVSGLWKLIGGDSPEAEPEMFNQKMYLEMTAKISDLEQSLKSQQEKTGTIMQKLRKYIPMLGGW from the coding sequence ATGTATGAAATCTTCTTCAATCTGACCCGCAAGCCCTTTGATCTGCTGCCGGACCCTGACTTTCTGTACATGAGCAGATCCCACAAGCGGGCGCTGTCCTACCTCGACTACGGCATCAGGGAGCGGGCAGGTTTCATCCTGCTGACCGGCGAAGTGGGGTCCGGTAAGACCACCATTATTCGCAACCTGATCAAGAAACATCTCGACAATGTCGTGCTCTCGAAGATTTTCAATACCAAGGTGGATTCGGAGCAGTTGATCGCGATGATCAACGACGACTTCGGCCTGGCAGTGCAGCACAAGGACAAGATCACGCTGCTGCGCGACCTGAACACCTTCCTGATCGAGCAGTTCATCAAGGGAAACCGGCCGGTGCTGATCATCGACGAGGCCCAGAACCTTTGTACGGATCTTCTGGAAGAGATCAGGATGCTGTCCAATCTTGAAACGGACAATGCCAAGCTGCTGCAGATCATCCTGGTGGGTCAGCCGGAACTGAGGGATACACTGGCGTCTCCCTCCCTGATACAGCTGCGTCAGCGTATCAGCATCAACTGCCACATCCATCCTCTGACCCTGTCCGAGACGGAGGAGTACATCCTGCATCGCATGGAAAAGGCGGGGGGGCGGAATTCCGCTACTTTTTCCGAGGAGACGATCAACATCATCTTCGGCTACAGCAGGGGCATCCCGCGTTTGATCAATATCATCTGCGACTTCATTCTGCTGGCGGCGTTCGCCGAGGAAACCAGCACCATCGACGTCGCTCTGGTCAAGGATGTGATCGGGGATCTCGATTTCAACCACCACTTCTGGGGCGAGGCGCGGCCGGAAGGGGCAGGGGAGGCCCTGGTGCCGGAATATGCTGCTCCGCACCTGTCCAGCATTCCCGAGAAATCGGACGTTTCCGGGCTCTGGAAGCTGATCGGCGGGGACAGCCCGGAAGCGGAGCCGGAAATGTTCAACCAGAAGATGTACCTGGAGATGACGGCAAAAATTTCGGATCTGGAGCAATCGCTGAAATCCCAGCAGGAAAAGACCGGTACGATCATGCAGAAGCTGCGCAAGTATATTCCGATGCTGGGGGGCTGGTAA